The Arachis duranensis cultivar V14167 chromosome 9, aradu.V14167.gnm2.J7QH, whole genome shotgun sequence genomic sequence TTATATGTAGATTTTCATCACTCACATTATTTTCGGAAGCTCTTGAGGATAAGATGGAATTCTTGTTATTATTAGAGTAAGTCAATATAACAATCCACCAAAAGGAGGTCAATATAACAGTGATTTGTCAAACAATCACTTATAAACGTTCCAATCAAGAAAATTGTTATGTTTCCAGTGTTGTAATaatctcataaaaaaataaaaattttagaaaattaatttttcgatTAGCCAACATAAGCTTActttttttctctattattGTTGAATTACTTCTTTAACCCTTACActtcaaaagttttaaaatttaggtttaaaatttagaattgaaaaattagagtttaatgtttaaaacttaaaagtctAGTAAGACCATGGCTGACAAGTGGCTAGAAACAATGACTGACAAcgagaaataaattaaagttgtgGTAGTATCAagaataaaaatgttatttgtataccaaaattagctactaaaattaattactaatgtatttgtgtataaatatatgtgtaatttaatttttaatgtgtatttatattctaatatgtattttacattgataactaattttggtttatatgtagCATTACTCTATTAAGAAtaataggaaaaaaaaagttgaaaagaaaaactataaatataaaGATTAAAAAACTTCAAAATAGTTTGCTAATTAGCTATAATTCTCTGGTAGAAAAATTCATTATTTCATGCACGTAATCTTATTGTGAATGCTATCATGTGCGGGACTCAAGTATTTCACCTCTCCAATTTATAGGGTTTGTCTTTTATGAAAGTCTAAGCAAGCAACGCAAAGAATGgacctttttttcttattttgtacaGAATGAGATGCATCTAACTtaattttattgctttataATAAGATTCGTATACTGaatttcactttttattttttaaatgtatataaaaatgataaatgtGAAGTTAATGAAATGataacttttttatattaaaataattaaaaagattttgaatacaaatataaaagattttaaataattactttattataaatatttaataaagaataattttaaaataaaaatttgtgcaCCATAACATTTTCAATGGTATTATATATAGTCAACTAATACCATCTAAATAGTgataaataatatcaattttatatatattatctaaATTTTTACATATATCGAATGTTGTGACTCTAAAATAACTTTATACACTACATTTGAGATCTGCTCAATTTGCCAAACGAACCAAATGTTGAGTACATCCGAAATCAAtgcattcaaatttttatgttcGAAATATAtgcttaattattttgtatttatggttttaaagagatcaatatttcaaaaattatgcatatgataaataaaatatttattttatttatatataaaaaagcgTATATATTATTACCAACCTCACTAATAAATTTTTCCACTAAATACTTGATATTGTAGTTTTCTCCACATCTTTATTGATGTTGAAGAGACTATCATTGACAACaaacattaaattaaattagtgtTTTATAACTGactaaactaaattaaaccACGTTTGACGATTTCATTATATTCTTAAAGAAaggtaatataaaataaattttcagaaaaaaattGAGTGATTCTTGGAGGTATAAACTGAACTATGTGCCATATTTTCAACAACCTTTTAACAGATGTTACGGAGTGGAAAAATCACACCTACTACCAACATATATAGACTTCTTTCAGAAGCGGAagaattctcttctcttttatcGATCTTCCAGACCGACACGTTAACTTAAAACCTCATTAGACTCCACtactaatagtataaaatattgtTTATACTTAATTGATTATGCCAGTCGTTTGACTTTTTTCTGTTaggattttatcatttttattttttttaatcgttAGTAGAAATTCAATCTAAAATGGAGGGAAACAACAAAGGATTAGAGGTGGCAATAATGGGGTTAGGATAAAGACGGATTTTTGCTCGTTCTATAATAATTCATATCACAACCGTCCTATTCTACGTCTGAATAGTTAAAAGTTAAATCTTAACCCGTCTTTGCGGATATCCGTCTCGTCCCAATTCAtccatataattattaaaatctaacaaataaaattaaattttaaaatttatataaccatcattatatatataacataaattaaCGTAAATCAATTTCGTTTCACTCCACCTCAAACGAATAGAGACCAGATGAATATCCACAAATTAAAATAGTGTTACCACCCTATAAAGAACTCGTGATCTATTTCCTTCGATATTTCCATTAAAATTGGACCAATCAGTATTAATTGAATAGAGCTAAGTTAGTTTTATGAGAAAAAAGTTTGATAATGAGAATTTTGCTGACCAAATAACCATATTATTTGAATCATATAAAATTGCTGGAGAGAGTAGAGGTGGCAGGAGTACCCGAACCCACGGGTACCCGACCCGTCCCAAACCGATCGGGGTGGGTTTAAATCCGACCCAGAGCGGGGCGGGTTTATGTCGGGACGGGTGGTTGAGCGGGGCGGGCAGGTTCGGGGTTAGGGTAAACCCGCCCCTACCCGCCCCGGAGtgcacatatatatatagagtttCGCTTTGTGTCTCCATCCCCTTTAGACACCataatcttctttttcttcctcaaaGAACCAAAGTCACCTGGCCATGGTCTTCTTCTCCGTTGTTCAGTCTCTCGCCCCCTTGCCGTCGCTGCTCAGCCTCTCATTCCCTCGCTGTCGTTGCCCACTCCTTGCTGTCGCCGCAGCTCCTCGCCGTCACCGCTCAACTCGCAGCTCCTCACCGTCGCCGCTCTGCCCGTAGCTCCTCGCCGTCGCCGCTCAGCCCGCAGCTCCAGCCTGTCATCGCTGCTCAGTTGTTAGCTCTGTAAGGCCGTAAGTTCCTCTCGTTCTTGTTCTCTCGTGCACgctttctctatctctttctctctctccctctccatcATATTGTGAGATCTAAgttctttcttattcttctacAGATTCATCTCTTGGTTGTCGTCGCTGTGAGGTTGGCCATCGCCATTGCATGTGAGCCTGTCACCGGATCCCCTTCTCTTTGTTTCTCTGAGTCTGTGACTGTAagttttacaattttttattcaattttgtaAATGTATGTGCTGAAGTGGgtttatatgtgtttgattgagAATTTTGTTGTAAATTTATTGATTGAGAATTACTTTGTTAATTGCAATTTGTTTGTGTCTCTGATGgtagtttttcatttttcattttgattGAGCATTAGAGACTTTGTGATTGTAATTTTGCTTTAACGTGTCTAATtgtagttttttaattttttattttaaatgagaATAAGAGACATTGTAATTACAATTTTgtttatatgtgtttgattgcagttctttattttttattttaaattattttcggcTCTAGTATTTTTCATGATGTTGGCATGTTGCAATTGCAATTGGTTATATATGTTGATTGAGAATGAGGCTATCATATTCATGCTTTATGCTTTAGATCAacagaacaataaaaaaattagtacttTTATAGTTTATACTAGAATTTACAATCTAATACTTACCTATGCTATAATGCTTCTTTATTGTAAAGTTTTCAAAGTGTTTCCGACTTTTACATTAGTAAAGATTTAAGAATTGAAGGAtcttgaagaggaagctaagaggaACCAATCCTTGAAATCTCTCTTACTATCTCCTTCTGGTGACTTTGTGCTTTCTTATTATGAAAATAAAGTAAGCtactaattaactaactttGTAAACTAAAACATATGTAGCAGTTTCCAAATGTGATTGagtatttttattcattcattcagaTAGATGTTTTTGAATTCAAGAGCAAGATGGTTGGACTTTATTTCTCATTGAGTTCATATGAAAGATGCACTAACTTTACTTTCGGTCCGGTGAAATTTTATAAGGATTGGAAAGTATGCCTTGGTTGTCATTGCCTTTTGAGGACAAGAACGGTGAAAAATGATCAAAAATAaagattgaatatttttttatattaatgttgtaattttttttattatggtgTTAAATTTATAGTGATCAAACATtagctttttttaatttcaagttaTTGACATTGTATGAATcttatgtttgtattttaatttatgcatgaattttaaatttttgtcttaatttatatatgaatatgtaaatattaaaatgttatttaatttttacaggtGCGGGTAGGAGCAGAGCGGGTACCCACAGGGGCGGGTTAGAGTACTACAATTTATTACCCGCGGATATTGACGGGGCGGATAGTATATGAGTAACAAGACGGTGGGGTGGAGTCGGGTAGGGCATAAACCTGCCCCTACCCGCCCCACTGCCACTCCTAGGAGAGAGTGCCCTCCCTTTGTTTTTGCCTAGAGgacctttttttttatgaaattgattAGACAACCTCTCTTGAGAAGCGATCCGTCGCAATTTTTGTTATGTTCTAAGCAATTGATGGGCTAATAGTTAAGCTGGTTTCTCCAGAGGACTTCATGATATggtatcactacaagaaaaaaggcctatggccacgcttttttcttgccacgctttaaaagcgtggccaaaagtggtcaatggccacgcttttatgagGGTGGCGATAGATTAGAGATTTGGCCACcttttttttgccacgctttaaaagcgtggcgaaaaggaTCAACGGCCACGCTTTTATAAGGGTGGCAATTGATTAGAAAAACggccacgcttcaaaagcgtggccatagagaGCAACAAGGATGTTTTAAAAGCGTGGTGAAAGGGTTTCATTAAAGCCACGCTTGGAAAACGTGGCCATATCCTGGTCCTCttttggcacgctttaaaagcgtggccaaaaggtTTTTTCTGCCACGCTTCGAAAGCGTGGCCGTAGAGAGAAACAATTACGTTATAAAAGCGTGGCAAGAGGGTCCCCAACCCATTGACACCAACCCGACCCGTAACCCGGCCCACAACCCGTTAGACACTAACCCTAATCTTCTTTTCCCTTCGAAACCACACTCGCCTGGAAGAGCTCCTTCGCCTTTCGCCCTCGTCACTGTTCATACTCTTCAtactcttcatcttcttcatcttcttaatCTTCATCTCCTTCTTCATACTTTTCATCTCTCTGTTCACCTTCAAGCTCCACCAAACATGGGCGACGGCAAGGTATCCGCGACGCTCTCTTCTCCTCCAAGCCCTCCGATTCCAAAGGTATGATCTCTTCACCAAACCCTAATAAGCCCAAAGAAAGCTTCGGGACTACTCTCTCACTCTCAACTCGATCTTACGCTGTCACTCTCAACTCCCATCTCTCAACCCTGGAAGAGCTCAGATCCCCGCCGTCACCAGCACCGTCCTCGCTGCGCCATTAGCCTCCCCTCTGCCTCGTCTCCCCTTCGTCACTAGGGTCGCCCTCCTCGCCGATCTCCTCTGCATCGTCAGTGTCGTCTCTCTCTCTGCTCCCAACGCTAACTGCAATGTAAGTCTCCTCAGTCAGATCTGTTCTCTTTGTACTTGATTTCTCCCATGGATCTGATCCTATGttaatttgttgttttcttatttattgACCTGCACTTAGGGCTGACGATGAACCCGTTGATCAAAAGAGATACCTCGAAGACTCTTGCAAACCAAAGTGTGTCAAACCATTACTTGAATATCAGGTATGGATTCCCttatttttgttgctttttCTACAAGATGGCTTCTGGAATGGCAGAATAGATAGATTCAAAGATTTAGGACAAAATGGTAAAACAGTACTAGGAAATGAAATGCTTATATTTTATACCTTAGGTTCTGCCTTCTTATAtggttataattttttactgaACCATACAATCTAGAAACAAACAAGAGATGCTACCATTCTTTCATTCTGTTCTTCAATTgccttcctttttcttccttctgTGCAGAGGGTTGCCATGGCGATTTCTCCATCTGGTATAAACCCGGCAGTTGGCTCAAAACTCTCTCCTGGTTCTCCAGAGTCTCTTACACTAGCCAACTGGATCTGCTGCAGTTATAGGCAAGTCTGCATCTGTTGTATTGTGTTCAAGCTTTATTGTTGAATATTCATTCTTGAAAAGTATCTAATGATGCCCTTCACTTTTgtgttcttttttcttctaataACAGTTATTATTTGGGGGCAGAGTTGCTGAGATTTGATTCTCTCATTGGTGAGTCAGTGCTTAAACATTTGTGGCATCATCAGGATGCCATTTTGTGCTGTTCTTTGAAGGTATGGCAGATGTTTTGTTCATAGTAGAGTTCATCATTTCCATGAAAGCCTTTAATTTAAGATATATATGATTCTCTGTCTGGATCGTAGTCGGTGCCGGTGTTTATCTTTGCAAACCAGGCTGGCCTTGACATGTTGGAAACAACTTTGGTGGCTTTACAAGACATCACATGGGTATTTAGAGGAAGGTAATTCATTAAGTCTGCAAAATTGTAACAATGAATCTTTCTCTAAGTGTTGTTTATGTATGTTCAACTTTAATTTGTGGGAAATGGGAATTGTTTCTTTAATTAACTGTTCTGTTTCTTTGTTTATCAGTGCCTTGTATTAACTCCATCTTGTGAAGGCAGAGAAAGCTAGAAGATACATTCCAAAAGAATTCAAATAGGTTGAAGCTTTTGGGTAGGTCCAATATTGTAATTTCCTCTCTTTAAATGCAACAATTCTTTTA encodes the following:
- the LOC107466361 gene encoding homeobox-leucine zipper protein REVOLUTA isoform X1 yields the protein MADDEPVDQKRYLEDSCKPKCVKPLLEYQRVAMAISPSGINPAVGSKLSPGSPESLTLANWICCSYSYYLGAELLRFDSLIGESVLKHLWHHQDAILCCSLKSVPVFIFANQAGLDMLETTLVALQDITWVFRGSALY
- the LOC107466361 gene encoding homeobox-leucine zipper protein REVOLUTA isoform X2; amino-acid sequence: MADDEPVDQKRYLEDSCKPKCVKPLLEYQRVAMAISPSGINPAVGSKLSPGSPESLTLANWICCSYSYYLGAELLRFDSLIGESVLKHLWHHQDAILCCSLKVWQMFCS